A window from Argopecten irradians isolate NY chromosome 3, Ai_NY, whole genome shotgun sequence encodes these proteins:
- the LOC138318093 gene encoding zinc finger protein 830-like codes for MATSKKKKVVSKDDLRRLMKEKKSTVASAKRIEHPYAKYNSIDQLVCVVCNTVIKSGLLWPAHLQSKQHKEKLTQVKPAPETFTSGVKRSFPQQSNSHEDSKRLRGNGQPAKLPSDFFDSKASNKSSILKHPGLASYSSSSSEDEAEVKTTPKPSSTNTVSSVPGLPPDFFNAKSSSKQDEEEKTKADTLAEVLPEGFFDDPKTDAKVRNVEYKDKMEEEWEMFQRAMKEENHVSEAIMDEEDEQANVDRNIDEIDDQINRWNEINKLQIKKEEIMSNKGSKGVESNSDSDGDAEDQELQEFMDWRSKKSWK; via the exons ATGGCGACGTCCAAGAAAAAGAAAGTTGTTTCTAAAGATGATTTGAGGCGGTTAATGAAAGAGAAGAAATCAACTGTCGCATCAGCTAAACGCATTGAACATCCATATGCAAA GTATAACAGTATTGATCAGCTGGTGTGTGTGGTTTGTAACACAGTGATAAAAAGTGGATTGTTGTGGCCAGCCCATCTACAGAGTAAACAGCATAAAGAG AAACTTACTCAAGTGAAGCCTGCACCAGAAACATTTACCAGTGGTGTGAAGAGGTCTTTCCCTCAGCAATCCAACAGTCATGAAGACTCTAAAAGACTCAGAG GGAATGGGCAGCCAGCAAA ACTACCATCAGATTTCTTTGACAGTAAAGCCAGTAATAAATCAAGTATACTTAAACATCCTGGACTGGCATCTTACTCATCCTCTTCCTCAGAGGATGAGGCTGAAGTAAAGACGACCCCCAAACCCAGTTCTACTAACACTGTGTCAAGTGTTCCTGGCCTTCCTCCAG ACTTCTTCAATGCAAAATCAAGCAGCAAACAagatgaagaagaaaaaactaAAGCAGATACACTGGCTGAGGTTCTTCCAGAGGGATTTTTTGATGATCCAAAAACTGATGCCAAG GTTCGTAATGTAGAATATAAAGACAAGATGGAGGAGGAATGGGAAATGTTTCAGCGAGCAATGAAAGAAGAAAATCAT GTATCTGAGGCCATCATGGACGAGGAGGATGAACAGGCAAATGTAGAtagaaatattgatgaaatagaCGACCAAAT TAATCGCTGGAATGAAATCAACAAACTGCAGATAAAAAAGGAGGAGATAATGTCAAATAAAGGATCGAAGGGTGTCGAGTCAAACTCTGATAGTGACGGAGACGCAGAGGATCAGGAGCTTCAGGAATTCATGGACTGGCGGTCTAAAAAATCATGGAAATGA
- the LOC138318094 gene encoding mitochondrial genome maintenance exonuclease 1-like — MMASILLPKLRYIGTPVLLQEPVIQNCFKSLPSEFLNKACWNNAIKTLCRGKTTMSSRIKKRLTSQENRTFPETKVVVEVEDKLKLSKGESDLHFSKTVSSVVPDEKYKSTDQQENKCESGNTFDSKSLEKRTSFGSQRSSKVAGLRFVRKCCIYNPIDQVEDSGDLNGDHTRYREFIDNLSLSSIPSVSAIINATMSSNARYVLNRWKKRMTEELGVEGFKEYQKKTLGLGSNLHTCIQKYLEGMSQDDLPLEEDNHGHWRSLAHVLPDISDVKAVEVGVSHQTLLYHGKFDCIAKYRDKLCVIDWKTSKKSKPSLSNTYDNPIQLAAYLGAVNSSRLNVGGEDTKVRQCALVVAYPHGDPAHVHVMNCDQIATYWDKWLDRLEHYWVLKSNNEVPARI, encoded by the exons ATGATGGCTTCCATTCTGCTCCCAAAACTAAGATATATTGGCACACCTGTTTTGTTACAAGAACCGGTAATTCAGAACTGTTTTAAAAGTTTACCATCAGAGTTTCTCAACAAGGCATGTTGGAACAATGCTATTAAAACGTTGTGTAGAGGAAAAACTACAATGTCTAGTAGAATCAAAAAAAGGTTAACCAGTCAAGAAAACAGAACTTTCCCAGAAACAAAAGTTGTTGTAGAAGTAGAAGATAAATTGAAATTATCTAAAGGTGAATCTGATCTTCATTTTTCGAAGACTGTATCCAGCGTTGTACCCGATGAAAAATACAAGTCCACCGATCAACAAGAGAATAAATGTGAATCTGGAAATACTTTTGATAGCAAATCTCTTGAAAAAAGGACATCTTTTGGTAGTCAAAGAAGCAGTAAGGTAGCCGGTCTTCGCTTTGTAAGAAAGTGTTGTATTTACAATCCTATCGACCAGGTAGAAGACAGCGGTGATCTGAATGGAGACCATACCAGGTATAGGGAGTTTATAGATAATCTGTCACTGAGCTCCATTCCCTCTGTATCAGCTATAATTAATGCAACCATGTCATCTAATGCTAGATATGTCTTAAATCGTTGGAAAAAACGGATGACTGAGGAACTGGGAGTAGAAGGATTTAAAGAATATCAGAAAA AAACACTAGGCCTTGGATCAAATCTGCACACCTGTATACAGAAATACCTTGAAGGAATGAGCCAAGATGACCTCCCCTTGGAGGAAGACAACCACGGCCACTGGAGGAGTCTAGCCCATGTCCTGCCTGACATAAGTGATGTGAAAGCGGTAGAGGTGGGTGTCAGCCATCAGACACTGCTTTATCATGgaaagtttgactgtatagcCAAATACAG AGATAAATTGTGTGTCATTGACTGGAAGACCTCTAAGAAATCAAAGCCTTCATTGTCGAATACATACGACAACCCTATCCAGCTGGCTGCCTATCTCGGTGCTGTCAACAGTAGCAGACTCAATGTAGGAGGGGAG GACACAAAAGTGAGACAGTGTGCCCTAGTGGTGGCCTACCCTCATGGAGACCCTGCTCATGTTCATGTCATGAATTGTGATCAGATCGCCACCTATTGGGACAAATGGCTGGACCGACTCGAACACTACTGGGTGTTAAAATCAAACAATGAAGTTCCAGCTAGAATTTGA